From one Acidobacteriota bacterium genomic stretch:
- a CDS encoding DUF2752 domain-containing protein, with translation MSSDRQLGLLWGTVAVVLVLLSPLAELLAGTLPQCPFKTLTSLPCPACGTTRAALALAHFDPAAALLVPGGCLRRIS, from the coding sequence ATGAGCTCTGATCGTCAGCTGGGTCTGCTCTGGGGGACGGTGGCGGTGGTGCTGGTCTTGCTCTCGCCGCTGGCGGAGCTTCTGGCCGGTACTCTGCCGCAGTGCCCCTTCAAGACCCTCACCAGTCTGCCCTGCCCCGCCTGCGGTACCACCCGGGCGGCCCTGGCGCTGGCCCATTTCGACCCGGCGGCGGCGCTGCTGGTCCCAGGAGGTTGCCTTCGTAGGATATCGTAA
- a CDS encoding YIP1 family protein yields MNEEQGFPPPPQPPRPPQPPMPPQPPGPPGEPPAPRALEPLPWENRDQLGFAGGLVETIKLLIMNPAEAFQRARRTGDYASPLFFGILVWWFSTMVAMLWQFLFNSASMAPMLQGMEDAGVAIAGTGVALILIAILAPAFALISLFIWAGILHLCLMIVGGLESSETGFEGTLRVVCYGSVAQLASIVPILGGFITFAWQIVLFVIGFIHVHRTTQGKSILATLLPLILCCVCIIVVVMIAVGAGVGASSGFFESLQ; encoded by the coding sequence ATGAACGAAGAGCAAGGCTTCCCGCCCCCGCCCCAACCGCCCCGGCCTCCTCAGCCCCCCATGCCGCCCCAGCCCCCCGGCCCGCCGGGAGAGCCACCGGCACCGCGGGCCCTGGAGCCCCTGCCGTGGGAAAATCGGGACCAGCTGGGCTTCGCCGGCGGCCTGGTGGAGACCATCAAGCTGCTGATCATGAATCCCGCGGAAGCCTTTCAGCGAGCGCGCCGCACCGGCGACTATGCGAGCCCGCTCTTCTTCGGCATCCTCGTGTGGTGGTTCAGCACCATGGTGGCCATGCTGTGGCAATTCCTGTTCAACAGCGCCTCCATGGCTCCCATGCTTCAGGGTATGGAGGACGCCGGGGTGGCCATCGCCGGAACCGGGGTGGCCCTGATCCTCATCGCCATTCTCGCGCCGGCCTTCGCCCTCATCAGTCTCTTCATCTGGGCCGGGATCCTGCATCTCTGTCTGATGATCGTCGGTGGTTTGGAGAGCTCGGAGACCGGCTTCGAGGGCACCCTGCGGGTGGTCTGCTACGGCAGCGTGGCGCAGCTGGCCTCCATCGTGCCCATCCTCGGGGGCTTCATCACCTTTGCGTGGCAAATCGTGCTCTTCGTCATCGGCTTCATCCACGTGCACCGCACCACCCAGGGCAAGTCGATTCTCGCCACGCTGCTGCCGCTCATCCTGTGCTGCGTGTGCATCATCGTCGTCGTGATGATCGCCGTCGGGGCCGGTGTCGGCGCCAGCAGCGGATTCTTCGAGTCGCTGCAATAG